A window of Lysobacterales bacterium genomic DNA:
GCCAGCCGAACAGCGCTGCGCCGATCAGGCTGCCGCAGAACAGCAGCATGCCCGCGGCGAGTGCGCTGAGCGCCGCCTGCTCAAGGCGACGCTCAGCGCGGGGGCCCAGCACCAGCAGGGCCAGCCCGTGCAGGAACAGATACAGCGCGGCGGTCTGCAGCCAGCTCTGGGCTTGGCCGCTGGCGGCGTGACTGGCGTAGGCGCCCAGGCCGACGGCGGCTGCGCAGGCGACACCGCCGAGGGCGCCCAGCAGGGGGTTCAGGAGTCCTGCGGGCGCCCTCTCCATCTCAGCCCTTCGGCTTCAGATAGGCGTCCATGCCGCGACGCAGGTTGTCCGCCTTGAA
This region includes:
- a CDS encoding DUF423 domain-containing protein, whose product is MERAPAGLLNPLLGALGGVACAAAVGLGAYASHAASGQAQSWLQTAALYLFLHGLALLVLGPRAERRLEQAALSALAAGMLLFCGSLIGAALFGWPTRLAPIGGSTLILAWLTLGLARLRR